The Stratiformator vulcanicus genome has a segment encoding these proteins:
- a CDS encoding sigma-70 family RNA polymerase sigma factor — protein MPPEYDNTAEADLVQRIGSGDAHALAEFVELKRPQLTAYVDRQLGSKLRQKVEPSDIVQEAAMSALSGFADVEFGDRDPFGWLCSLCDRRIVDAHRRYVGAQKRSASKEVGLQAGKAAAGSEAGGLIDILSVSLTSASSAVVRDERAVRMRDMLLKLPELNREVLKLRYVDGLPSKEIADRVGKSDGATRVLLTRSLDKLQKELADDDLFHTFVNAAKGR, from the coding sequence ATGCCGCCCGAATACGATAACACGGCTGAGGCCGATCTGGTTCAACGCATCGGTTCGGGCGACGCGCACGCCCTCGCCGAGTTCGTCGAATTGAAACGACCGCAATTGACGGCCTATGTCGACCGGCAATTGGGCTCGAAGCTACGGCAGAAGGTCGAACCGTCCGACATCGTGCAGGAAGCCGCGATGAGCGCGCTGTCCGGTTTCGCCGATGTCGAGTTCGGCGACCGCGATCCTTTCGGTTGGCTGTGCAGTCTGTGTGACCGCAGGATCGTCGATGCCCATCGGCGGTACGTCGGAGCCCAAAAACGTTCCGCTTCGAAAGAAGTCGGCTTACAGGCGGGAAAGGCTGCCGCCGGGTCAGAGGCGGGCGGGCTGATCGACATCCTCTCCGTGAGTCTCACCAGCGCCAGCTCGGCCGTGGTCCGCGACGAACGGGCTGTACGGATGCGCGACATGCTCCTGAAACTGCCGGAACTCAATCGCGAAGTGCTCAAACTTCGCTATGTCGACGGCCTGCCGAGCAAAGAAATTGCCGACCGCGTCGGCAAATCGGACGGTGCAACGCGGGTCTTGCTGACGCGATCACTCGACAAATTGCAGAAGGAACTCGCGGACGATGACCTGTTCCACACGTTTGTGAATGCCGCGAAGGGCCGGTGA
- a CDS encoding Fpg/Nei family DNA glycosylase: protein MPEGHKTHFVAQQHRERFSGQAIKVSSPQGRFRTDARKVDGRELADVNAVGKHLFYDFGDEAPGRFVHVHLGRYGKFREHELPLPQPKGQVRMRFVGRDVGFDLTGPTACRVIDEREHERVCKRLGPDPLDPKADADLAFAKISKSKKELGALLLDQSVIAGTGNIFRAEILFELRLDPTRPGNSLTRSEFDKLWKTTVRLMKVGLKYDRIITVSRAEAGKPLSQLANDERFRVYKQPRCLSCGSEIVQWEQGGRQMFGCGICQGFSLD, encoded by the coding sequence ATGCCCGAAGGTCATAAGACACATTTTGTTGCGCAGCAGCACCGCGAGCGATTCAGCGGGCAGGCTATCAAGGTTAGTTCTCCGCAGGGGCGGTTTCGAACCGATGCGCGAAAGGTTGATGGTCGCGAGTTGGCCGACGTGAACGCAGTCGGCAAGCACCTGTTTTACGACTTCGGCGACGAAGCCCCCGGTCGATTCGTGCATGTTCATCTGGGACGCTATGGAAAATTTCGGGAACACGAGTTACCGCTGCCGCAGCCGAAGGGGCAGGTCCGAATGCGGTTCGTCGGTCGCGATGTCGGCTTCGATCTGACGGGTCCGACGGCGTGCCGCGTGATCGACGAGCGGGAGCATGAGCGCGTTTGTAAACGGCTCGGCCCCGACCCGCTCGATCCGAAGGCCGATGCCGACCTTGCGTTCGCGAAGATTTCCAAGAGCAAGAAAGAACTCGGGGCACTGCTGCTCGACCAATCGGTCATCGCGGGGACCGGGAATATTTTTCGCGCCGAAATTCTCTTCGAACTTCGGCTCGATCCGACTCGCCCCGGCAATTCGTTGACCCGTTCGGAATTCGACAAGCTGTGGAAAACGACGGTTCGACTGATGAAAGTCGGACTCAAATACGACCGCATTATAACTGTCAGCCGCGCTGAAGCGGGCAAGCCGCTGTCGCAGTTGGCCAATGATGAACGCTTTCGCGTTTATAAGCAGCCGCGGTGCCTGAGCTGCGGTTCGGAGATCGTGCAGTGGGAGCAGGGTGGTCGGCAGATGTTCGGCTGCGGAATCTGTCAGGGTTTCTCGTTGGATTGA
- a CDS encoding transcription antitermination factor NusB — MTEAPPTARDIAYEVLTDRRRDVFAQDRLDGYFQRREVRDDDRRLATEIVYGIIRRQATLDAILRACSSRSRFKTEAELWTLLRIGVYQMAMLDTIPPHAAVHETIEVVKRRKKDRWIGFANAVLRKATVLVTDMAADEPGRDTFPLAGGGFRRCAEPVFPDPAKDPVGYFCDAFSFPRWMSERWMKRFGRDDLHEIGRYFDHAVPPSLRVNSLKGSREALLEEFQAAGVACRAGAHPLSIRLARPMVIDRLPGFAEGRFTVQDETAMSAADTLAPQPGQRILDLCAAPGTKTTHLAELMRNEGELVATDLSDNRVRRIERGCRRLSLTIVNAIAILESGEGIPPGEFDGVLVDAPCTNSGVLGKRPEARWRLKPSDATVLSEIQRKLLARALERTRSGGRVLYSTCSIEPEENEQVVQAVLSGRDEWRLESSRLFLPGRPSDGGFQALLVRDA, encoded by the coding sequence GTGACCGAGGCGCCCCCGACTGCCCGAGACATCGCCTACGAGGTGCTGACCGATCGTCGACGCGACGTGTTTGCGCAAGACCGGCTCGACGGCTACTTCCAGAGGCGCGAGGTTCGGGACGATGATCGCCGACTCGCGACCGAGATCGTGTACGGCATTATCCGTCGGCAGGCGACGCTCGACGCGATTCTTCGAGCTTGTTCGAGTCGATCGCGATTCAAGACCGAGGCGGAGCTGTGGACGCTGCTGAGGATTGGCGTTTATCAGATGGCAATGCTCGATACGATCCCGCCGCACGCGGCGGTGCATGAGACGATTGAAGTCGTGAAGCGCCGCAAAAAAGATCGCTGGATCGGCTTCGCCAATGCGGTGTTGCGGAAAGCGACCGTGTTGGTGACCGATATGGCTGCGGACGAGCCCGGACGCGATACGTTCCCGCTGGCGGGCGGTGGATTTCGACGATGTGCCGAGCCGGTCTTTCCCGATCCGGCGAAGGACCCGGTCGGGTATTTCTGCGACGCGTTCAGCTTTCCCCGCTGGATGTCCGAGCGCTGGATGAAACGGTTCGGACGCGATGACCTGCACGAAATCGGCCGCTACTTCGACCACGCGGTCCCACCTTCTTTGCGCGTCAATTCGCTCAAGGGGTCACGTGAGGCTCTGCTCGAAGAATTTCAGGCGGCGGGGGTGGCGTGCCGGGCCGGGGCTCATCCACTGTCGATTCGGCTGGCTCGGCCGATGGTCATTGATCGGCTACCCGGGTTCGCAGAGGGTCGGTTCACCGTGCAGGACGAAACGGCGATGTCGGCTGCCGATACGCTCGCGCCGCAGCCGGGGCAGCGGATTCTCGATTTGTGTGCTGCTCCGGGCACAAAGACAACCCATCTGGCCGAATTGATGCGGAACGAAGGAGAACTTGTCGCGACCGACCTGAGTGACAATCGTGTCCGCCGAATCGAGCGCGGTTGCCGTCGGCTGAGTTTGACGATCGTCAATGCCATCGCGATTTTAGAGTCGGGCGAGGGCATTCCGCCGGGCGAATTCGACGGCGTGCTGGTCGATGCCCCCTGCACGAACTCGGGTGTACTCGGCAAACGCCCGGAGGCCCGCTGGCGTTTGAAGCCGAGTGATGCGACGGTGCTGTCCGAAATTCAACGGAAATTGCTTGCCCGAGCGCTTGAACGAACCCGATCCGGCGGGCGTGTGTTGTATTCGACATGCAGCATTGAGCCGGAGGAGAACGAACAGGTGGTGCAGGCGGTACTGTCGGGTCGCGACGAGTGGCGTCTGGAATCGTCGCGGTTGTTCCTGCCCGGCCGACCCTCGGATGGCGGCTTTCAGGCGCTGCTGGTGAGAGATGCTTGA
- a CDS encoding ADP-ribosylglycohydrolase family protein has product MPPQHRLPNLRRSLNGLATGDAFGQQFFYFPEFIHQRELPVGPWEFTDDTVMALAICHVLARRGEIDQEELAREFAERWREEPGRGYGSGASQLLRAIADAGNWRTLSRESFGGQGSFGNGAAMRVAPLGAYFADDLDRVVEEADRSAEVTHAHPEGRAAAIAVAVAAAVFANRDETDPADFRESLFHEVLIRTPDGDVRAGIVTARDLSAKVSIGRAATVLGNGDQITAPDTVPLCLWLAARHAYDFEEALWQTISALGDRDTNCAIVGGIIASQPNPPPIPDRWLVERESLPGVG; this is encoded by the coding sequence ATGCCCCCCCAACACCGCCTCCCCAACCTGCGTCGATCGCTGAACGGTCTTGCTACTGGGGATGCTTTTGGGCAGCAGTTTTTTTACTTCCCGGAGTTCATTCACCAGCGTGAGTTGCCGGTGGGGCCGTGGGAGTTTACCGACGATACGGTGATGGCATTGGCGATCTGTCACGTGCTGGCGCGGCGCGGTGAGATCGACCAGGAGGAACTCGCTCGGGAGTTTGCCGAGCGTTGGCGGGAAGAACCCGGTCGAGGATACGGCAGCGGGGCTTCTCAGCTCTTGCGGGCGATCGCCGATGCGGGGAATTGGCGAACTTTGTCACGCGAGAGCTTCGGCGGGCAGGGTTCGTTCGGTAACGGAGCCGCGATGCGGGTCGCCCCGCTGGGGGCTTATTTTGCCGACGATCTTGATCGAGTTGTCGAGGAAGCCGATCGCTCGGCGGAGGTCACTCACGCCCATCCCGAGGGCCGCGCCGCTGCCATCGCGGTCGCTGTTGCCGCGGCAGTCTTCGCCAATCGCGACGAGACCGATCCTGCCGATTTCCGCGAATCACTCTTTCATGAAGTTCTTATAAGAACGCCTGACGGCGACGTGCGTGCCGGCATCGTCACCGCCCGTGACTTAAGCGCGAAAGTATCGATCGGCCGGGCCGCCACCGTGCTTGGCAACGGCGATCAGATTACCGCGCCCGATACCGTCCCACTGTGCCTGTGGCTCGCCGCTCGACACGCCTACGATTTCGAAGAGGCGCTCTGGCAAACCATCTCCGCCCTCGGTGATCGTGACACGAACTGCGCGATCGTCGGCGGCATCATCGCGTCGCAACCAAATCCGCCACCCATCCCCGACCGCTGGCTGGTCGAGCGGGAATCGCTGCCGGGGGTGGGCTGA
- a CDS encoding efflux RND transporter permease subunit, producing the protein MNTLLVALLAVGALSMFTLRREVFPEFELEVVVITVPYPGADPDEISESICEKIEESVSGIEYVKEMTSIAQVGLGSVVLELDADVPNVQKVLNEVRSEVDQVATFFPELAEDHEVKQLTLREAAIRVGVLAPDTKLGDDATERLEAELVLRELSEQVRDELVQLDAVSQANVQGAKAYQIDVQISEDMLRRYGLSLTQVATIIRDENVKLPGGTLKNPSQDVLLKGDNRRKVGEEIEELPLVSDPGGTVLTVGDLAVVKDGFVDTTSETYINGRRGMIISVDRTKDEDLLKMVAEVNKFVAGRSMPAGYELITMDDRSVDVEDRIELLVRNGLQGLLLVFIALAVFLELRLAFWVALGIPISIFGSCIILFYGDQTLNMLSLFAFLMGLGILVDDAIVVGENIYAHREMGKSYWQAAIDGTAEVFASVVAAISTTMIALAPMFFVSGVMGKFIAVLPLALMACLLISLFESLFILPCHLSHEAKKPWWGKIPPVLRYVLGAFVVLLIVEGSRRIFLGQDVGLLVQIIGTAVLLGLVYVVFALLGVLDFAFKLDKVVTPRADGALDSFISRVYEPMLRWMLFRPFTSVAGAITLLLGTCGFVAAGFTPFIIFPKLDSPIVQATVKFPDGTPADATRKATKLLEQSLFEVSQRYAVDGKEPVKVARRFVGYLIANDTTGQQSQSDGTHLGQVFVELIDTAERDVSSQELVTEWRKASPEIPGIDSLTFESPSFGPAAKSIEFKILADRSALESQAEVVEKIKEKLATYEGVFDVADDDQPGKAEFSVTVKPDALALGVSQAELTQSLRAAYFGEEVQRVQRGRHEVKIMVRQPTEDRKSLADFERVRVRTQDDGVQRPITELADIEIGRGPSEIQRLDQQRSITISADVDEAVGNAANIVADLRAEFMPGIYKEYPGISVRWKGQAEQQQESFESLLFGLLVALAIMYVLLTLEFKSYLQPAIIMAIVPFGIVGAIWGHAFMGLPVTLFSLFGIVALTGVVVNDSIVLIDFINHRISGGMKLEEALIEAGRRRFRPVMLTSLTTVCGLLPMLTERSFQAQILIPMAVSLSFGLMLATVLVVYLVPVIYLLYGKLVDVEHHRGIFSGDPDEEEVPASDKDLAAPIFAGSS; encoded by the coding sequence ATGAACACGCTTCTGGTGGCGCTGCTCGCTGTCGGAGCATTGTCGATGTTCACGCTGCGTCGCGAAGTATTTCCGGAATTTGAACTTGAAGTCGTTGTCATTACGGTCCCGTACCCCGGGGCCGATCCGGACGAAATCTCCGAGAGCATCTGCGAAAAGATCGAGGAATCGGTCAGCGGGATCGAATATGTCAAAGAAATGACTTCGATCGCGCAGGTCGGCCTCGGCTCGGTCGTTCTTGAACTCGACGCAGATGTCCCGAATGTTCAAAAGGTTCTTAACGAAGTCCGTAGTGAAGTTGATCAAGTTGCGACGTTCTTCCCGGAACTTGCGGAAGACCACGAGGTAAAGCAGCTCACTCTCAGGGAGGCGGCGATCCGCGTCGGCGTGCTCGCACCCGATACGAAATTGGGGGACGACGCCACGGAGCGGCTCGAGGCGGAACTTGTATTGCGAGAGCTTTCGGAACAGGTTCGCGACGAACTCGTTCAACTCGATGCGGTTTCGCAGGCTAATGTGCAGGGGGCGAAGGCTTACCAAATTGATGTCCAAATCTCTGAGGACATGCTCCGTCGCTACGGCTTAAGCCTCACGCAAGTCGCGACGATCATCCGCGATGAAAACGTCAAACTGCCCGGCGGGACTTTAAAGAATCCGTCGCAGGATGTTCTGTTAAAAGGAGACAACCGCCGCAAGGTGGGCGAGGAAATCGAAGAGCTGCCGCTCGTCAGTGATCCGGGCGGAACGGTGCTCACGGTCGGCGATCTGGCGGTCGTGAAAGACGGCTTCGTCGACACGACCTCCGAGACCTATATTAATGGCCGCCGCGGAATGATCATTTCGGTCGACCGCACGAAGGACGAAGACCTGCTGAAGATGGTCGCCGAAGTCAATAAGTTTGTCGCCGGACGGTCGATGCCGGCCGGCTACGAGTTAATCACGATGGACGATCGTTCCGTCGATGTTGAAGACCGCATCGAATTACTCGTGCGGAACGGGCTGCAAGGGCTGCTGCTGGTCTTTATCGCACTCGCGGTGTTTCTAGAATTGCGGCTGGCCTTCTGGGTGGCGCTCGGCATCCCCATTTCGATTTTCGGTTCTTGCATCATTCTTTTTTACGGCGATCAGACGCTCAATATGCTCAGCCTGTTCGCCTTCTTAATGGGTTTGGGAATTCTTGTCGACGACGCGATCGTGGTCGGCGAGAACATTTACGCTCATCGCGAAATGGGCAAGTCGTACTGGCAGGCGGCCATCGACGGCACGGCCGAGGTCTTTGCCAGCGTCGTCGCGGCGATCTCGACGACCATGATCGCGCTCGCGCCCATGTTTTTCGTCAGTGGCGTGATGGGCAAGTTCATCGCGGTCCTTCCTCTGGCACTGATGGCGTGCCTGTTAATTTCGCTTTTTGAGAGTCTGTTCATTCTGCCGTGTCACCTCTCGCACGAGGCGAAAAAGCCGTGGTGGGGCAAAATTCCACCTGTCTTAAGGTACGTGCTCGGCGCATTTGTGGTCCTATTAATCGTCGAAGGGTCGCGGCGTATTTTCTTAGGTCAAGATGTGGGACTGCTGGTTCAGATCATCGGCACCGCAGTCTTGTTAGGACTCGTCTACGTGGTCTTCGCGCTGCTGGGCGTGCTCGATTTCGCCTTCAAGTTGGATAAGGTCGTGACGCCGCGGGCCGACGGGGCGCTCGACTCATTTATCAGTCGCGTTTACGAGCCAATGCTCCGCTGGATGTTGTTCCGACCCTTCACGTCGGTGGCCGGGGCAATTACGCTGTTGCTGGGAACATGCGGCTTCGTGGCGGCGGGCTTTACCCCCTTTATCATCTTCCCGAAGCTCGACAGCCCTATCGTCCAAGCTACGGTGAAATTTCCAGACGGGACACCCGCGGACGCCACGCGAAAGGCGACCAAACTCTTAGAGCAGTCCCTGTTCGAAGTCAGTCAACGTTACGCGGTTGACGGGAAAGAGCCGGTGAAGGTCGCCCGGCGGTTCGTCGGATACTTAATTGCCAACGACACGACCGGGCAGCAGTCGCAATCTGACGGTACCCACCTCGGACAGGTGTTCGTCGAGTTGATCGACACCGCCGAGCGCGATGTCTCGAGCCAAGAGCTTGTCACCGAGTGGCGCAAGGCGAGTCCGGAAATTCCGGGAATCGACTCGCTGACTTTCGAGAGCCCCAGTTTCGGTCCGGCGGCGAAGTCGATCGAGTTCAAGATACTTGCTGACCGGTCGGCACTCGAATCACAAGCCGAGGTTGTCGAGAAAATTAAAGAGAAGCTGGCGACTTACGAAGGCGTGTTCGACGTGGCGGACGATGATCAGCCCGGCAAGGCCGAGTTCAGCGTCACGGTCAAGCCGGACGCCTTGGCGCTGGGTGTCTCGCAAGCGGAATTAACGCAGTCGTTGCGAGCGGCTTATTTCGGAGAAGAGGTTCAACGTGTGCAGCGCGGTCGCCATGAAGTCAAGATTATGGTCCGACAGCCGACGGAGGATCGCAAGAGTCTCGCCGATTTCGAACGCGTGCGCGTGAGAACGCAGGACGACGGCGTGCAGCGACCGATCACGGAGTTGGCGGACATTGAGATCGGCCGCGGGCCTTCGGAAATACAAAGGCTCGATCAACAACGCTCCATTACAATCAGTGCGGATGTCGATGAAGCCGTCGGCAATGCGGCGAATATCGTGGCCGATCTGAGGGCCGAATTTATGCCCGGTATTTATAAAGAATATCCGGGCATCTCGGTGCGGTGGAAGGGTCAGGCCGAGCAGCAACAGGAATCGTTCGAAAGCCTGCTATTCGGCTTGCTCGTCGCCTTGGCAATTATGTACGTGCTGCTGACGTTGGAGTTTAAGTCGTATCTGCAGCCCGCGATCATTATGGCGATCGTCCCGTTCGGCATTGTTGGTGCGATCTGGGGGCACGCGTTCATGGGGCTGCCGGTTACGCTGTTCAGCCTGTTCGGCATCGTCGCGCTCACCGGTGTGGTGGTCAACGATTCGATCGTGCTGATCGACTTCATTAACCATCGAATTTCGGGGGGAATGAAGCTCGAAGAGGCCTTGATTGAAGCTGGTCGCCGGCGATTCCGCCCGGTCATGTTGACAAGCCTCACCACCGTCTGCGGTTTGCTCCCCATGCTCACGGAACGCAGCTTCCAGGCACAGATCTTAATTCCGATGGCCGTCAGCCTGAGCTTCGGCTTAATGCTTGCGACGGTGCTGGTCGTTTATTTGGTGCCTGTAATCTATCTTCTCTACGGAAAACTGGTCGACGTCGAACACCACCGCGGAATCTTCAGTGGCGACCCGGATGAAGAGGAGGTACCTGCCAGTGACAAAGATCTCGCGGCGCCGATTTTTGCGGGCTCGTCGTAA
- a CDS encoding efflux RND transporter periplasmic adaptor subunit, with amino-acid sequence MNVVSACFRALIPLGIIAAGFAAFFALASIRKPPEPKDVVAPVPLVKTVPVAEKVVQFNIEADGTVVPLREISISSQVEGRIVEHNPKLREGRFITKDEMLVRVDPEDYELEISRLQAELGEKRTQLSELEVEILNTGDLIEVVREELQIRNREVARQLQLQRRGAGTATGLEEAQRAEIQARNSLTTLQNQSKLLEARRPRLQHSIDLAQTRLEKAQLNLRRTSIRAPIDGLIVTNNCEEDGYLRVGDQVAVIEDTSEVEITCYLEMRAIAWLRTHPPAGWQPPEGPEGAYAIPETPVTVTSEVLGNKYAWEGTLSRYDGSGVDTRTRTVPCRVRVKSPRSVSTRGTLTDMPIAAPASLVRGMFVDVELHTSPRDPILTVPENAVRPGNIVWVVRDGRLNILRLPLAHISGDEFLVPPEGSPIEPGDRLIVSPLPVTTPGMEVREERLDIEAQATLDEVDRG; translated from the coding sequence ATGAATGTCGTTTCCGCATGTTTTCGAGCCCTGATTCCTTTGGGCATCATCGCGGCCGGATTCGCCGCGTTCTTTGCGTTGGCGTCGATTCGAAAGCCGCCCGAACCGAAAGACGTCGTCGCCCCGGTGCCGCTCGTCAAGACGGTGCCGGTCGCCGAGAAAGTAGTGCAATTTAATATTGAAGCCGACGGAACAGTCGTGCCGCTGCGTGAGATCTCAATTTCATCGCAGGTCGAAGGACGAATCGTCGAGCACAATCCGAAGCTGCGGGAAGGGCGTTTCATTACAAAAGATGAAATGCTCGTCAGGGTCGATCCGGAAGATTACGAGCTGGAGATATCACGGCTTCAGGCGGAATTGGGTGAGAAACGTACCCAATTGTCTGAGCTGGAAGTCGAGATTCTTAATACCGGTGACTTAATCGAAGTCGTTCGCGAAGAGCTTCAAATTCGGAATCGTGAAGTCGCCCGTCAACTACAGCTCCAGCGTCGCGGCGCGGGCACGGCGACCGGGCTGGAAGAAGCTCAGCGGGCCGAAATTCAAGCCCGCAATAGTTTGACGACCTTGCAGAATCAATCGAAGCTCTTAGAAGCCCGCCGACCGCGATTGCAGCATAGTATCGATCTGGCTCAGACCCGACTTGAAAAGGCTCAGCTTAATTTACGTCGCACCTCGATTCGGGCTCCGATCGACGGGCTCATCGTCACCAATAATTGTGAAGAGGATGGCTACCTCCGCGTGGGCGATCAGGTTGCCGTGATTGAAGACACGTCGGAAGTCGAGATCACCTGCTACCTCGAGATGCGGGCGATCGCGTGGCTGCGGACACATCCGCCTGCCGGCTGGCAACCACCCGAAGGACCCGAAGGTGCCTATGCGATTCCCGAAACGCCGGTCACGGTGACCAGTGAAGTCCTCGGCAATAAATATGCATGGGAGGGTACCCTGTCGCGGTACGATGGGTCGGGGGTTGACACCCGCACGCGGACGGTGCCGTGTCGAGTGCGTGTGAAGAGTCCTCGTTCCGTATCGACGCGCGGCACGTTGACCGACATGCCGATCGCGGCCCCGGCTTCGCTCGTTCGCGGCATGTTCGTTGACGTCGAATTACATACGTCTCCGAGGGATCCGATCCTCACGGTCCCAGAGAACGCCGTCCGTCCCGGAAACATTGTCTGGGTCGTGCGTGACGGCCGTCTGAATATCTTAAGATTGCCGTTGGCTCACATCTCAGGAGATGAGTTCTTAGTGCCACCGGAAGGTTCGCCAATCGAGCCGGGCGATCGACTGATCGTCTCCCCACTGCCGGTGACGACCCCCGGAATGGAAGTTCGCGAAGAACGGCTCGACATCGAAGCGCAAGCGACGCTCGACGAGGTCGACCGCGGGTAG
- a CDS encoding MarR family winged helix-turn-helix transcriptional regulator: MLEHDFDTSIGFWVFTAAHAMEASMNEALAPLGITSRQVQILGCLAVHGEITQNELAEKLRVEPSSVVRMLDRMERDDWIERVVDPNDRRKRIIRAKERAEPVWNSVREVMAPIKAHAMSGVSESELATARGVLQKICRNLSADVPCELQSEKEISAAISR, translated from the coding sequence ATGCTGGAACATGATTTCGACACGAGTATCGGCTTTTGGGTCTTCACCGCGGCGCACGCGATGGAGGCGTCGATGAACGAAGCGCTTGCGCCGCTTGGGATTACGTCGCGTCAGGTGCAGATTCTGGGCTGCCTGGCGGTGCACGGCGAGATCACGCAGAACGAGCTGGCTGAGAAGCTGCGGGTCGAGCCGTCCTCGGTGGTGCGGATGCTCGATCGGATGGAGCGGGATGATTGGATCGAACGGGTCGTCGATCCGAATGACCGCCGGAAGCGGATCATCCGGGCGAAGGAGCGGGCCGAGCCGGTCTGGAATTCGGTCCGCGAAGTGATGGCCCCGATCAAGGCTCACGCGATGAGTGGGGTCAGCGAAAGCGAACTTGCGACCGCCCGCGGGGTCCTACAGAAGATTTGTCGCAACTTGTCGGCCGACGTGCCCTGCGAATTGCAAAGCGAGAAAGAGATTTCGGCGGCGATCTCACGCTGA
- a CDS encoding serine hydrolase domain-containing protein, producing the protein MRLQLCFVPLLAAVWLTLNASPSVGGDSNADRLPRSSPESQGISSEAILEFVNAADQQVDQMHSFMLVRHGRVVAEGWWAPEAADKPHILWSLSKSFTSMAVGLAVEEGKLSIDDKVLSFFPDEAPDDPSANLKAMTVRDLLTMATGHDPIPHMEPDDQWVEKFLATPVVKQPGSDFLYSTPGTFMLSAIVQKVTGETVNDYLKPRLFTPLGIKDPRWDKNPQGITIGGYGLYICTEDIAAFGQFLLQGGKWNGKQLVPEEWVAKATSLQIDNPDGPHSGNADWRQGYGFQFWQCRHNAFRGDGRDGQICLVLPEHDAVIAITAKTSQMQLQLDLIWKHLLPAFKDSPLPEDKTSHARLKSKLKMLRVKSAE; encoded by the coding sequence ATGCGACTACAACTTTGTTTCGTGCCACTCCTCGCTGCGGTCTGGCTCACTTTGAACGCGTCGCCGTCGGTCGGCGGTGATTCAAATGCGGATCGGCTGCCGCGTAGCAGCCCGGAGTCGCAGGGGATCTCGTCCGAGGCAATTCTTGAATTCGTCAACGCAGCCGACCAGCAAGTCGACCAGATGCACAGCTTTATGCTGGTGCGGCATGGCCGGGTTGTTGCGGAGGGTTGGTGGGCGCCCGAAGCAGCCGACAAACCGCATATTTTGTGGTCATTAAGTAAGAGTTTTACGTCCATGGCGGTCGGCCTGGCGGTCGAGGAAGGTAAGCTCTCGATCGATGACAAGGTGCTTTCATTTTTCCCCGACGAAGCTCCGGACGATCCATCGGCCAACCTGAAAGCGATGACAGTCCGCGACCTCCTGACGATGGCGACCGGACACGACCCGATTCCACACATGGAGCCGGATGATCAATGGGTCGAGAAGTTCCTCGCCACGCCCGTAGTTAAGCAACCAGGATCGGATTTTCTTTACAGCACGCCGGGCACGTTTATGCTTTCGGCGATCGTGCAGAAAGTGACGGGCGAGACAGTGAATGATTATCTGAAGCCGCGGCTATTCACCCCGCTTGGAATTAAAGACCCGCGGTGGGACAAGAATCCGCAGGGGATTACGATCGGTGGTTATGGCCTCTATATCTGCACCGAAGACATTGCGGCGTTCGGACAATTCCTGCTGCAAGGCGGCAAGTGGAACGGGAAGCAGCTTGTGCCTGAAGAGTGGGTGGCGAAAGCGACGAGCCTTCAAATCGACAACCCGGACGGCCCGCACTCCGGCAATGCCGATTGGCGACAGGGCTACGGTTTTCAATTCTGGCAATGTCGCCACAACGCATTTCGCGGCGACGGCCGAGACGGGCAAATCTGCCTCGTCCTGCCTGAGCACGATGCCGTGATCGCTATTACGGCGAAGACCAGCCAGATGCAGTTGCAACTCGATCTGATTTGGAAGCACCTGCTTCCGGCCTTTAAAGACAGTCCGTTGCCCGAAGACAAAACGAGTCACGCTCGATTGAAATCGAAATTAAAGATGCTCCGCGTGAAATCTGCGGAATGA